One stretch of Daphnia pulicaria isolate SC F1-1A chromosome 8, SC_F0-13Bv2, whole genome shotgun sequence DNA includes these proteins:
- the LOC124312192 gene encoding brain protein I3-like, with translation MTATAHSTMSDEEISAVSREVPYVAQRSISNTATVIDIGGSSGNTSCKMCHNGCIKSHFSCFGVFCAIVCFPLGLLCLFCTKEYRCTSCGACV, from the exons ATGACAGCTACCGCACACAGCACCATGTCTGACGAAGAAATTTCAGCAGTGTCTAGAGAAG TGCCATATGTTGCTCAACGAAGTATCTCGAACACGGCAACAGTAATCGACATTGGAGGAAGTAGTGGAAATACGAGTTGTAAGATGTGTCAC AATGGCTGCATTAAATCGCATTTTTCGTGCTTTGGAGTCTTCTGTGCAATTGTGTGTTTCCCTTTGGGTCTCCTTTGTCTGTTTTGTACAAAAGAATACCG gTGTACCAGCTGCGGGGCTTGTGTTTGA
- the LOC124312038 gene encoding uncharacterized protein LOC124312038 isoform X1, translating to MANHFIIVWMTAALFLVIVTSENPGISILGDLSSLTEGKDLDEKSIDTWLHGENDEMTYEPVSQADPESDSDSSEDISKVYGPVTQRDDSETTTVENSDAEEIDKLFYQFRMLHFRMKTVNESTVYLEWTIMNATNGLDSNRLLNISTINKFKTELLAMNQRVSMSKEICHKYSDLLGKCNFTIAVKSCSNYQFRLGGERNTEIVTTVGVDPSSLREDLSEMSNSPIKLRWKITCDSDFMVPVFVTLADMKTSAPKYEKLNATCENRTCVTTTEKLRTTPCSKYSLQIDGSDLRIINTPPTTKNLSAEAIPWKNQYLLRWSITPVNCQNDPVLLMAKTNSLEKPLYNKLVLNASPNDYCHKGFCEYAYEVEPCVTHWIKSSNPNSSPLKLLRPRVLDFASAYTGDLDNPVSLSWKSGCLFDETNFSIALTDGATQQRNLSNVDAQCDDDSQQCSVNLSRDRNELLPCNRYDVEIDGSKEITTFETPPPPTAFLRPLASTYTTNGTLVISVAFEGIQRSCGEWKNSIELQFLDLPSKAMLLPCTNNENGIRKNCTVVIPIDQPDIICNPVHNIGIRPVYWRSDANASLYRGSWLNTTFTPIKPESWGDEERLTDLVVRANASHQLMTLEWRNPLCFRGSATYPTNLTIVSSGTKEPLEYHLTIASQCARSNSDLSKSSITIHDGEITCSDGKKQPDKIIKPFLLTPCTNYSVIISVAVKPLKIGDPEPLSENSATSTFITEFIHLQLESLFPDNIQVSASHSIGKKWELKLGVQKKYCPCDDRIISAAFNVPNAKTKQQSISCNKSISCQGKVEFNHLNLCKPLAVNVGLKYSKTSTDQIFWFNKTLPPLVEENGNKSKTSPDSLKIKEIGRHMLQLQWKDPVCLNGVVSSWNMEFRQANGSLFRTLNIPYNCTDTNGRNELSRGHKVYLEGGQVVCETNRKNYDIDLFPCTNYSVIVTPVVEGLTPVQLLEFSHSDNFTSLFNPSNLADVKIVDVTSNNFELYWTIPSRCSNSFEIDVEVNGTILSIKPSNDTSGSNTTVCDEVVCRMTRSISPSQMMLAPCSDYTVRVGSTDLKLTTLPGDNELKISPEKISVSTVITTNNNLDIAMTFHTFDKRCSARLVAIEFQLPDVNPPIQHVLLCGLTTSNRDPSSTVCSTQFAINRMDKCEALQFNFHPKYEDVSFADKVSWASMKLNPLLSQIQRSEKEMTVPEVKVIDSNKQQTVLMNWNDPECLLVNSLSWEVRINSTADDMYRIRFPSECSFADKETTSFERSVKLENGHLLQCNNSHNTFKNEKDFTFLSCSSYLVTVIPVDGNLGSVDTYAQSKYLHIPLVVNVPNVTNVTSNSFSLEWSFLRECIDYVDMGQVSTTVELDGTETEINPLTLTLECDEMKCTRLWTSPDNLTSCTVYTVSAGSVVQKVSTLPDQARNSCHSYGRSTFRDTSTSVTIIICLSMFGSILLGVIVGIAFGIRKRSIESGKLDLKKQEKKINARPKALSVSAESHLSGVVF from the exons ATGGCCAATCACTTTATCATCGTCTGGATGACAGCTGCTCTCTTCCTAGTAATAGTCACTTCAGAAAATCCCGGAATATCGATCCTAGGCGACCTATCATCCTTGACTGAAGGGAAAg atttggacgaaaaaagtATCGATACTTGGCTTCATGGCGAAAATGACGAAATGACTTATGAACCAGTTAGCCAAGCGG ACCCAGAATCGGACAGCGATTCGTCTGAAGATATCTCTAAAGTTTATGGGCCGGTCACCCAGCGAG ACGATTCAGAAACAACAACTGTCGAAAATTCTGATGCAGAGGAAATAGATAAACTCTTCTACCAATTTA GAATGTTACATTTTCGAATGAAGACTGTAAACGAGAGCACGGTATACCTCGAATGGACGATTATGAACGCCACCAATGGTTTGGATTCAAATCGACTTCTCAACATATCCACAATAAACAA ATTCAAAACCGAGTTGCTTGCTATGAACCAAAGAGTTTCTATGAGTAAGGAAATCTGTCACAAGTACTCAGACTTGCTAGGAAAATGCAATTTCACCATTGCTGTAAAATCTTGTTCCAATTACCAATTTCGTCTTGGTGGTGAACGAAATACAGAAATTGTGACCACTG TTGGTGTCGACCCTTCCAGCTTGCGTGAAGACCTTTCGGAAATGAGCAATTCACCAATTAAACTGCGTTGGAAAATCACTTGCGACAGCGATTTTATGGTACCAGTTTTCGTGACACTTGCCGACATGAAGACATCAGCACC GAAGTATGAAAAACTTAATGCGACATGTGAAAATAGAACATGCGTGACAACAACGGAAAAATTACGCACTACGCCTTGTTCCAAGTATTCTTTACAGATAGACGGAAGCGACCTCCGGATAATAAATACTCCTCCAA CTACAAAGAATTTGAGTGCGGAAGCAATTCCATGGAAAAATCAATACTTACTGCGCTGGTCTATCACTCCCGTTAATTGCCAAAATGATCCCGTCTTGCTCATGGCAAAGACAAACTCGCTCGAGAAACC GTTATATAATAAACTCGTGTTGAACGCTTCCCCAAATGACTATTGTCATAAAGGATTTTGTGAGTATGCATACGAAGTAGAGCCTTGCGTAACACACTGGATAAAATCAAGCAATCCGAACTCCTCTCCTCTGAAATTACTGCGACcaa GAGTGTTGGATTTCGCAAGCGCATACACCGGTGACTTGGACAATCCAGTCAGTTTGTCTTGGAAATCAGGGTGTCTTTTTgacgaaacaaatttttcgatAGCATTAACGGACGGAGCAACTCAGCA GAGAAATCTCAGCAATGTTGACGCCCAGTGTGATGACGATTCTCAGCAGTGTAGCGTCAATTTATCTAGAGACCGCAACGAGTTACTTCCGTGCAATAGATATGACGTGGAGATAGACGGAAGTAAAGAGATAACAACTTTCGAAACACCACCAC cGCCCACAGCCTTCTTACGTCCATTAGCATCTACCTACACTACGAATGGAACACTCGTCATCTCCGTAGCTTTTGAGGGAATACAACGAAGCTGCGGTGAATGGAAGAATTCGATCGAATTGCAATTTTTAGATCTACCATCAAAGGCCATGCTTTTACCGTGTACCAACAACGAAAATGGTATTCGAAAAAACTGTACCGTGGTCATTCCAATAGACCAGCCAGATATTATATGCAATCCGGTACACAACATCGGAATTCGACCGGTGTATTGGAGATCGGACGCGAACGCCAGTTTGTACCGAGGCAGTTGGTTAAACACAACGTTCACACCTATTAAACCTGAATCGTGGGGTGATGAAGAAAGGTTAACTGACCTTGTTGTAAGGGCTAACGCAAGTCACCAACTTATGACGTTAGAATGGAGAAATCCTCTTTGTTTTCGAGGATCGGCAACTTATCCAACAAACTTGACAATCGTCTCGTCTGGCACTAAAGAACCGCTGGAATACCACTTGACAATTGCTTCTCAGTGCGCAAGGTCGAACAGTGACCTGTCGAAAAGTTCAATTACCATTCACGACGGGGAAATAACATGTTCTGACGGAAAGAAACAGCCCGATAAAATAATCAAACCCTTCCTATTGACACCGTGCACTAATTACTCCGTTATCATCTCCGTTGCGGTGAAACCACTGAAAATTGGTGATCCGGAGCCCCTTAGCGAAAATTCAGCAACGAGCACTTTCATTACCGAGTTCATTCATCTGC AACTAGAAAGCTTGTTCCCCGATAATATACAAGTGTCTGCATCTCATTCGATAGGCAAAAAATGGGAATTGAAACTTGGCGTACAAAAGAAATACTGTCCGTGTGACGATCGCATAATATCGGCTGCGTTCAACGTACCTAACGCTAAAACTAAACAGCAGAGTATTTCGTGTAACAAGAGCATCAGTTGCCAAGGCAAAGTCGAATTCAATCATTTGAACTTGTGTAAACCTCTTGCCGTTAATGTCGggttaaaatattcaaaaacgaGCACGGACCAGATATTTTGGTTCAACAAAACTCTTCCTCCGTTAgtggaagaaaatggaaacaagAGTAAGACTTCCCCGGATAgtctgaaaataaaagaaatcggTCGACACATGTTGCAACTACAATGGAAAGATCCTGTTTGTCTGAACGGAGTCGTCTCTTCTTGGAATATGGAATTTCGCCAAGCGAATGGAAGTCTATTTCGGACCTTGAACATTCCGTACAACTGTACTGATACGAACGGACGTAACGAACTCTCAAGAGGTCACAAAGTTTACTTAGAAGGAGGTCAAGTTGTGTGTGAGACGAATCGGAAAAATTACGATATCGATCTTTTTCCATGCACTAATTACTCCGTTATTGTAACGCCGGTTGTCGAGGGGCTAACACCTGTACAGCTGTTGGAGTTTTCACACTCAGACAACTTCACTTCGCTCTTCAATCCTTCCA ACTTGGCAGACGTAAAAATTGTTGATGTTACATCAAACAATTTCGAATTATATTGGACCATACCATCTCGCTGTTCAAATTCATTCGAAATAGATGTGGAAGTTAATGGAACCATTTTATCCATCAA GCCCTCAAACGACACTTCAGGTTCTAATACTACGGTTTGTGACGAAGTCGTATGTCGAATGACTAGGAGTATCAGCCCAAGCCAAATGATGTTGGCACCTTGTTCCGATTACACCGTTCGTGTTGGATCAACCGATCTCAAGTTAACTACACTCCCAG GGGATAATGAGTTGAAGATCTCCCCAGAAAAGATTTCTGTATCGACAGTTATCACTACCAACAATAACCTGGATATTGCGATGACATTTCATACGTTTGATAAGCGCTGTTCCGCACGGCTAGTTGCGATTGAATTTCAGCTTCCGGACGTCAATCCTCCCATTCAACATGTTCTACTTTGCGGACTTACGACTAGCAATAGAGATCCGTCATCAACAGTTTGTTCAACACAATTCGCGATAAATAGAATGGACAAGTGCGAGGCGCTGCAGTTCAATTTCCATCCGAAATACGAAGACGTTTCTTTCGCCGATAAAGTAAGCTGGGCTAGTATGAAGCTAAATCCCCTCTtaagtcaaattcaaagaagcgaaaaagaaatgacggTACCTGAAGTCAAAGTGATCGACAGCAATAAGCAGCAAACGGTACTGATGAACTGGAATGACCCGGAGTGTTTGCTGGTTAATTCTTTGTCATGGGAAGTTCGAATCAACAGCACCGCCGATGACATGTACCGCATCCGATTTCCGTCTGAATGCTCCTTTGCTGATAAAGAGACGACATCTTTTGAACGTAGTGTCAAGCTAGAAAACGGACACTTGTTACAATGCAATAACTCGCACAACACCtttaaaaatgagaaagattttacctttttgtcGTGTTCGAGTTATTTGGTGACGGTAATTCCGGTCGATGGCAACTTGGGATCGGTTGATACTTATGCCCAATCGAAATATCTTCACATTCCACTCG ttGTCAACGTACCGAATGTTACAAATGTAACTTCTAACAGTTTCAGCTTGGAATGGTCTTTCCTTCGCGAATGTATAGATTATGTTGATATGGGTCAAGTGTCGACGACAGTAGAATTGGATGGAACTGAAACTGAAATTAA TCCGTTAACTCTTACCTTGGAATGTGACGAAATGAAATGCACAAGGCTTTGGACGAGTCCTGACAATCTAACTTCATGTACTGTGTATACGGTCTCAGCTGGCTCCGTCGTTCAAAAAGTTTCAACTCTGCCAGATCAAGCTCGCAATTCATGTCATTCTTACGGGCGTTCTACTTTCCGGGACACCTCAACTTCAGTTACAATAATAATCTGCCTATCAATGTTCGGCTCCATTCTTCTTGGCGTAATCGTAGGAATTGCTTTCGGAATCCGCAAACG GAGTATTGAATCCGGAAAGTTAGACCTCaagaaacaagagaaaaaaatcaacgccCGACCAAAGGCTCTATCCGTATCTGCTGAGTCTCACCTATCGGGCGTGGTCTTCTAA
- the LOC124312038 gene encoding uncharacterized protein LOC124312038 isoform X2: MANHFIIVWMTAALFLVIVTSENPGISILGDLSSLTEGKDLDEKSIDTWLHGENDEMTYEPVSQADPESDSDSSEDISKVYGPVTQRDDSETTTVENSDAEEIDKLFYQFRMLHFRMKTVNESTVYLEWTIMNATNGLDSNRLLNISTINKFKTELLAMNQRVSMSKEICHKYSDLLGKCNFTIAVKSCSNYQFRLGGERNTEIVTTVGVDPSSLREDLSEMSNSPIKLRWKITCDSDFMVPVFVTLADMKTSAPKYEKLNATCENRTCVTTTEKLRTTPCSKYSLQIDGSDLRIINTPPTTKNLSAEAIPWKNQYLLRWSITPVNCQNDPVLLMAKTNSLEKPLYNKLVLNASPNDYCHKGFCEYAYEVEPCVTHWIKSSNPNSSPLKLLRPRVLDFASAYTGDLDNPVSLSWKSGCLFDETNFSIALTDGATQQRNLSNVDAQCDDDSQQCSVNLSRDRNELLPCNRYDVEIDGSKEITTFETPPPPTAFLRPLASTYTTNGTLVISVAFEGIQRSCGEWKNSIELQFLDLPSKAMLLPCTNNENGIRKNCTVVIPIDQPDIICNPVHNIGIRPVYWRSDANASLYRGSWLNTTFTPIKPESWGDEERLTDLVVRANASHQLMTLEWRNPLCFRGSATYPTNLTIVSSGTKEPLEYHLTIASQCARSNSDLSKSSITIHDGEITCSDGKKQPDKIIKPFLLTPCTNYSVIISVAVKPLKIGDPEPLSENSATSTFITEFIHLQLESLFPDNIQVSASHSIGKKWELKLGVQKKYCPCDDRIISAAFNVPNAKTKQQSISCNKSISCQGKVEFNHLNLCKPLAVNVGLKYSKTSTDQIFWFNKTLPPLVEENGNKSKTSPDSLKIKEIGRHMLQLQWKDPVCLNGVVSSWNMEFRQANGSLFRTLNIPYNCTDTNGRNELSRGHKVYLEGGQVVCETNRKNYDIDLFPCTNYSVIVTPVVEGLTPVQLLEFSHSDNFTSLFNPSNLADVKIVDVTSNNFELYWTIPSRCSNSFEIDVEVNGTILSIKPSNDTSGSNTTVCDEVVCRMTRSISPSQMMLAPCSDYTVRVGSTDLKLTTLPGDNELKISPEKISVSTVITTNNNLDIAMTFHTFDKRCSARLVAIEFQLPDVNPPIQHVLLCGLTTSNRDPSSTVCSTQFAINRMDKCEALQFNFHPKYEDVSFADKVSWASMKLNPLLSQIQRSEKEMTVPEVKVIDSNKQQTVLMNWNDPECLLVNSLSWEVRINSTADDMYRIRFPSECSFADKETTSFERSVKLENGHLLQCNNSHNTFKNEKDFTFLSCSSYLVTVIPVDGNLGSVDTYAQSKYLHIPLVVNVPNVTNVTSNSFSLEWSFLRECIDYVDMGQVSTTVELDGTETEINPLTLTLECDEMKCTRLWTSPDNLTSCTVYTVSAGSVVQKVSTLPDQARNSCHSYGRSTFRDTSTSVTIIICLSMFGSILLGVIVGIAFGIRKRCDQSERDERYIQRFRDIYI; the protein is encoded by the exons ATGGCCAATCACTTTATCATCGTCTGGATGACAGCTGCTCTCTTCCTAGTAATAGTCACTTCAGAAAATCCCGGAATATCGATCCTAGGCGACCTATCATCCTTGACTGAAGGGAAAg atttggacgaaaaaagtATCGATACTTGGCTTCATGGCGAAAATGACGAAATGACTTATGAACCAGTTAGCCAAGCGG ACCCAGAATCGGACAGCGATTCGTCTGAAGATATCTCTAAAGTTTATGGGCCGGTCACCCAGCGAG ACGATTCAGAAACAACAACTGTCGAAAATTCTGATGCAGAGGAAATAGATAAACTCTTCTACCAATTTA GAATGTTACATTTTCGAATGAAGACTGTAAACGAGAGCACGGTATACCTCGAATGGACGATTATGAACGCCACCAATGGTTTGGATTCAAATCGACTTCTCAACATATCCACAATAAACAA ATTCAAAACCGAGTTGCTTGCTATGAACCAAAGAGTTTCTATGAGTAAGGAAATCTGTCACAAGTACTCAGACTTGCTAGGAAAATGCAATTTCACCATTGCTGTAAAATCTTGTTCCAATTACCAATTTCGTCTTGGTGGTGAACGAAATACAGAAATTGTGACCACTG TTGGTGTCGACCCTTCCAGCTTGCGTGAAGACCTTTCGGAAATGAGCAATTCACCAATTAAACTGCGTTGGAAAATCACTTGCGACAGCGATTTTATGGTACCAGTTTTCGTGACACTTGCCGACATGAAGACATCAGCACC GAAGTATGAAAAACTTAATGCGACATGTGAAAATAGAACATGCGTGACAACAACGGAAAAATTACGCACTACGCCTTGTTCCAAGTATTCTTTACAGATAGACGGAAGCGACCTCCGGATAATAAATACTCCTCCAA CTACAAAGAATTTGAGTGCGGAAGCAATTCCATGGAAAAATCAATACTTACTGCGCTGGTCTATCACTCCCGTTAATTGCCAAAATGATCCCGTCTTGCTCATGGCAAAGACAAACTCGCTCGAGAAACC GTTATATAATAAACTCGTGTTGAACGCTTCCCCAAATGACTATTGTCATAAAGGATTTTGTGAGTATGCATACGAAGTAGAGCCTTGCGTAACACACTGGATAAAATCAAGCAATCCGAACTCCTCTCCTCTGAAATTACTGCGACcaa GAGTGTTGGATTTCGCAAGCGCATACACCGGTGACTTGGACAATCCAGTCAGTTTGTCTTGGAAATCAGGGTGTCTTTTTgacgaaacaaatttttcgatAGCATTAACGGACGGAGCAACTCAGCA GAGAAATCTCAGCAATGTTGACGCCCAGTGTGATGACGATTCTCAGCAGTGTAGCGTCAATTTATCTAGAGACCGCAACGAGTTACTTCCGTGCAATAGATATGACGTGGAGATAGACGGAAGTAAAGAGATAACAACTTTCGAAACACCACCAC cGCCCACAGCCTTCTTACGTCCATTAGCATCTACCTACACTACGAATGGAACACTCGTCATCTCCGTAGCTTTTGAGGGAATACAACGAAGCTGCGGTGAATGGAAGAATTCGATCGAATTGCAATTTTTAGATCTACCATCAAAGGCCATGCTTTTACCGTGTACCAACAACGAAAATGGTATTCGAAAAAACTGTACCGTGGTCATTCCAATAGACCAGCCAGATATTATATGCAATCCGGTACACAACATCGGAATTCGACCGGTGTATTGGAGATCGGACGCGAACGCCAGTTTGTACCGAGGCAGTTGGTTAAACACAACGTTCACACCTATTAAACCTGAATCGTGGGGTGATGAAGAAAGGTTAACTGACCTTGTTGTAAGGGCTAACGCAAGTCACCAACTTATGACGTTAGAATGGAGAAATCCTCTTTGTTTTCGAGGATCGGCAACTTATCCAACAAACTTGACAATCGTCTCGTCTGGCACTAAAGAACCGCTGGAATACCACTTGACAATTGCTTCTCAGTGCGCAAGGTCGAACAGTGACCTGTCGAAAAGTTCAATTACCATTCACGACGGGGAAATAACATGTTCTGACGGAAAGAAACAGCCCGATAAAATAATCAAACCCTTCCTATTGACACCGTGCACTAATTACTCCGTTATCATCTCCGTTGCGGTGAAACCACTGAAAATTGGTGATCCGGAGCCCCTTAGCGAAAATTCAGCAACGAGCACTTTCATTACCGAGTTCATTCATCTGC AACTAGAAAGCTTGTTCCCCGATAATATACAAGTGTCTGCATCTCATTCGATAGGCAAAAAATGGGAATTGAAACTTGGCGTACAAAAGAAATACTGTCCGTGTGACGATCGCATAATATCGGCTGCGTTCAACGTACCTAACGCTAAAACTAAACAGCAGAGTATTTCGTGTAACAAGAGCATCAGTTGCCAAGGCAAAGTCGAATTCAATCATTTGAACTTGTGTAAACCTCTTGCCGTTAATGTCGggttaaaatattcaaaaacgaGCACGGACCAGATATTTTGGTTCAACAAAACTCTTCCTCCGTTAgtggaagaaaatggaaacaagAGTAAGACTTCCCCGGATAgtctgaaaataaaagaaatcggTCGACACATGTTGCAACTACAATGGAAAGATCCTGTTTGTCTGAACGGAGTCGTCTCTTCTTGGAATATGGAATTTCGCCAAGCGAATGGAAGTCTATTTCGGACCTTGAACATTCCGTACAACTGTACTGATACGAACGGACGTAACGAACTCTCAAGAGGTCACAAAGTTTACTTAGAAGGAGGTCAAGTTGTGTGTGAGACGAATCGGAAAAATTACGATATCGATCTTTTTCCATGCACTAATTACTCCGTTATTGTAACGCCGGTTGTCGAGGGGCTAACACCTGTACAGCTGTTGGAGTTTTCACACTCAGACAACTTCACTTCGCTCTTCAATCCTTCCA ACTTGGCAGACGTAAAAATTGTTGATGTTACATCAAACAATTTCGAATTATATTGGACCATACCATCTCGCTGTTCAAATTCATTCGAAATAGATGTGGAAGTTAATGGAACCATTTTATCCATCAA GCCCTCAAACGACACTTCAGGTTCTAATACTACGGTTTGTGACGAAGTCGTATGTCGAATGACTAGGAGTATCAGCCCAAGCCAAATGATGTTGGCACCTTGTTCCGATTACACCGTTCGTGTTGGATCAACCGATCTCAAGTTAACTACACTCCCAG GGGATAATGAGTTGAAGATCTCCCCAGAAAAGATTTCTGTATCGACAGTTATCACTACCAACAATAACCTGGATATTGCGATGACATTTCATACGTTTGATAAGCGCTGTTCCGCACGGCTAGTTGCGATTGAATTTCAGCTTCCGGACGTCAATCCTCCCATTCAACATGTTCTACTTTGCGGACTTACGACTAGCAATAGAGATCCGTCATCAACAGTTTGTTCAACACAATTCGCGATAAATAGAATGGACAAGTGCGAGGCGCTGCAGTTCAATTTCCATCCGAAATACGAAGACGTTTCTTTCGCCGATAAAGTAAGCTGGGCTAGTATGAAGCTAAATCCCCTCTtaagtcaaattcaaagaagcgaaaaagaaatgacggTACCTGAAGTCAAAGTGATCGACAGCAATAAGCAGCAAACGGTACTGATGAACTGGAATGACCCGGAGTGTTTGCTGGTTAATTCTTTGTCATGGGAAGTTCGAATCAACAGCACCGCCGATGACATGTACCGCATCCGATTTCCGTCTGAATGCTCCTTTGCTGATAAAGAGACGACATCTTTTGAACGTAGTGTCAAGCTAGAAAACGGACACTTGTTACAATGCAATAACTCGCACAACACCtttaaaaatgagaaagattttacctttttgtcGTGTTCGAGTTATTTGGTGACGGTAATTCCGGTCGATGGCAACTTGGGATCGGTTGATACTTATGCCCAATCGAAATATCTTCACATTCCACTCG ttGTCAACGTACCGAATGTTACAAATGTAACTTCTAACAGTTTCAGCTTGGAATGGTCTTTCCTTCGCGAATGTATAGATTATGTTGATATGGGTCAAGTGTCGACGACAGTAGAATTGGATGGAACTGAAACTGAAATTAA TCCGTTAACTCTTACCTTGGAATGTGACGAAATGAAATGCACAAGGCTTTGGACGAGTCCTGACAATCTAACTTCATGTACTGTGTATACGGTCTCAGCTGGCTCCGTCGTTCAAAAAGTTTCAACTCTGCCAGATCAAGCTCGCAATTCATGTCATTCTTACGGGCGTTCTACTTTCCGGGACACCTCAACTTCAGTTACAATAATAATCTGCCTATCAATGTTCGGCTCCATTCTTCTTGGCGTAATCGTAGGAATTGCTTTCGGAATCCGCAAACG TTGCGATCAATCGGAACGTGACGAACGTTACATCCAACGCTTTCGGGATATTTATATATAG
- the LOC124312131 gene encoding carbonic anhydrase-related protein 10-like, protein MGVVQRLLGFGGRFERRTAVTSSSLSSSSSSSSSSFYKSYMSSVLFLTALQGFWMPWILIHHQPQGASAVSWEDWWTYEGISGPAFWGLINPEWSMCNRGRRQSPINIEPSQLLFDPNLRPLHIDKNAVAGYLSNMGQGLIFTVDNSSKPSINLTGGPLSYKYEWHQMALHFGLNNQSGSEHMIAGRAFPAELQVFGFNTQLYSTYSEALESPHGIVALSVLIQIGDASLQTTEFRLLMEHITKIERPGPTKMKRGLLQPGQERPMPALSLKLLLPPTDYYITYEGSATTPACQETSTWIVFNRPLYITEQQLYVLRGLKRGSPNPNHNQIKSSSFSSPSLSVTGDPMGNNYRPIQPTHHRPVRTNIDFTSSERGEKACATMHRDMHYRANTFWQP, encoded by the exons ATGGGAGTCGTCCAACGCCTTCTGGGATTCGGCGGGCGATTTGAAAGGAGAACAGCAGTAACGAGCTCGTCATTATCGtcatcttcctcctcctcctcctcatcatTCTACAAGTCCTACATGTCTTCTGTACTGTTTCTTACAGCCCTGCAGGGTTTCTGGATGCCCTGGAttctcattcatcatcagcctCAAG GGGCTTCAGCTGTTTCGTGGGAAGATTGGTGGACCTACGAAGGCATCTCAG GACCGGCGTTTTGGGGTCTGATCAATCCGGAATGGTCCATGTGCAACCGCGGTCGCCGCCAGTCTCCCATCAACATCGAGCCGTCTCAGCTGCTCTTCGATCCCAATCTGCGGCCGCTTCACATCGACAAGAACGCG GTGGCGGGCTATTTGAGCAACATGGGCCAGGGATTGATCTTCACGGTGGACAATAGTAGTAAGCCGAGCATCAACTTGACAGGAGGGCCGCTTTCTTATAAATATGAGTGGCACCAGATGGCGCTGCACTTTGGACTCAATAATCAGTCGGGATCGGAGCACATGATCGCCGGCCGGGCCTTTCCCGCTGAA CTGCAAGTTTTTGGATTCAACACTCAACTGTACAGCACTTACAGCGAAGCGCTCGAGTCGCCGCACGGTATCGTTGCACTCTCCGTTCTCATCCAG ATCGGAGATGCATCGCTACAGACGACCGAATTTCGGCTCTTGATGGAACACATAACAAAAATCGAGCGACCTG GTCCGACAAAGATGAAGAGAGGATTGCTCCAACCGGGCCAAGAGCGGCCCATGCCGGCGCTGAGTCTCAAACTGCTCTTACCACCGACAGATTACTACATCACGTACGAAGGGTCAGCCACGACTCCGGCGTGCCAAGAAACATCCACATGGATCGTGTTCAATCGGCCTCTTTACATCACGGAACAACAG TTGTACGTCTTGAGGGGCTTGAAGCGGGGTTCGCCCAATCCCAATCACAACCAGATCaaatcttcatctttttcttcgccGTCCTTGTCTGTGACTGGTGATCCCATGGGCAACAATTACCGCCCCATCCAACCCACTCATCATCGACCCGTTCGCACTAATATTGACTTCACTTCATCAGAG CGAGGGGAAAAGGCCTGCGCCACGATGCACCGAGACATGCACTACCGAG CCAACACTTTCTGGCAACCGTGA